CACACATGGAATATTTACCACCTTAATAATATTCTACTAATGGCCAGGACAGGAAATGAAAGATTTTAATTGCATGTGTCATATAAGTTCATATTTTCCTTGAGTTATGCCCCATAAAGTGTAACACTTGGCATTGACAGAACTATTTATACTCTCTCTTATTAACCTCCAGTGCTTTTGGGGATAATTCTCTGGTCACAAAATCTAACAGGATGCCTAAAAAATTCTACTCCCTATCAGTAACTCAGCTATGAGTACTATTTGACCTTGTGGCTTATTACGCCTAGAGAGGACTTTCTCTAGGTGTAATGTTTTCATAAATACACATAGAAATACACTTATTACAAGATAGATACATTACATTATACCTCACAGCCAAACCGTAAAGTGAAATGTTCTAGTGGAAAGTCGTCTCTGCATAGTagagtttattataaaaataaaacaagaccttatctggaatgggatgataaatatgaatataaatgtgaCCATCACATCTTTGTAATGTTTGTTACTCAAGTAGATTtaaattttcttattttataaataagttGAATAATTACTTTTTGAATGCTTGTGATTAAAACAGCAAATCTGAAAATATTCTTTATCTGAAGAATTTTTGAACAATGATGTTAAATAGCATGTGAGTTATGCTGAAATGAGCACCACATCGTTATTAcaagtactgtataatatatagcTAGATATGTAGTTAGCTCTCCTGCAAAATGCCCCACATTATCCTGAGCATCAGCTACAGTAACTAGCACCATGGACCAGGAATGCTCATCTGTCTCCACTGTCTCAGTCACTTCTGCTTCTGTTTAAGCTTTTGTCATCAAGTTTGCAGACTTTCAGAAGAAAAATCCTTTATTTTAACTAGGTctcaaatgaaaaatgaatgatttaacctttgcacatactgtcttttaattgtctttttttcacTCCTACGAGGTTAAATGCACCGTCTCTCTTCATTCTGCAAAGACCATCaaattattgtaataatttttttaaaggccctaaaaatgatgatttaattttatacaaaaaaaaaaaaattattgattaCATAACTGAAATACTGTAACAAGTCTATATATGTCATTTCTTTTCCAACGCTGCTACGTACTTATATAATAGTACACAAGCAAGAATGCAGTTATAAAGAATACGGGCCACAGCTAATCAAATCCAAGTGTTTGCATGTGTCATCTGTATAAAAGTAATCGTACAACATTCTGtaaatacaaattaatataTATCGAGCAGATATAATAGTGGAGTACAATTTACCTGTACAGTATCTGGCAGACACCGTAATTCAGAGGTGCTTTacctaataaaaatataaaaatatacaaagaaCAAAAAGGTCAAATTCTAAGAATACTATCAAATGAAAACTAATAAGTAAAGGACTCTTGATTATGCAGTGTATTTTGACTTATGTAGACTTTGTTGCACAAACTGTATGTGTAGGGAGTGTATTCTCCCTTCTGGGCCTAGTTAATGTGTTTCACATGTTTCTGGTTTAACTTTCGTACTTGCCTTGCTTTCTTGGATTTCTTTGTTTATACGTTTTGGTATTCTCTgagttgttgtttgttttttttgtgactaAGATTTTTTGCCTTGGAATTATTGCTTGATTTACAGCCACTGATAAAACAAAGCACCTTGCTAAGACAACTGAAGACACCTTGCCTTGAAATGCCAGTCTCAGGTTTCAGGGctttttttggtgtttggttCTATCAGTAATATTTTAGACTTAAAAATCCAGAGATCCTGGTTTGATACCCGCTCTAAACTATGacaaaaacgcacacacattcacacgcacacacacctgctgaaaATCAAGTACACACTGACATGCAATCTGTgtcgtttttttatttatgaaatacaAAGTTATAAAACTGGAACAGATGCATGAAGAGAAGATGAGGCATGACTCCAACATGACTGATAAATTATCACATTTTTTGGAACACACCTCTTATGAACAAAGGgagcaataaaaaaacacttaggGAAAAGCAGTCATGAAATACAAAATGAGTGCACCTCAATTAAATGACCTGTTCAATAAAATAACATCAATTAGTAacagttcaatttaatttttGCTGGATAAATTCTTAgtcacatatttaataaacattaaataattcacaaatatttcattcaaatttaaacaaatttaccAATATTGAGAATAACCACCCTCATGTCTGCACAAGAGCAATATTGCTTAATTAACTCTGTTTCATTTTATACTAGCTCATTAATGCTGAAATCAAGGAATACAGCATAATTGCTGACACATAAGAATTAAATGCTATTAGACATTAATATCTGTTGTTCATAtagtaagtgctttatcctggtaGTGGATCTGAAGGCTGTCTGAACTCATGGTGAGGACACAAACTGGATGAGACTCCATTCCATAGCAAGcctccatgcacacacacattcacccacTCATTTatacctaggggcaatttagagtaaTGAAAGCTGATAGTTAGTGAAACCTAACGTAAACCAACTCTAACATTAATAGACTACATTACTTTAATTGACTACAtgactatatgtatgtattcattttctttcatgttgTTTAATTGAATAAGTCTACATTATCAGatcctgaaagaaaaaaaatcctgactgtcacctagtgaaccagtacagtatatatgtatttattactaGACTTCAAAGCCCTGTActgtataagggcatctgcgAAATGCCgtaaatttaaaatacataatttaatctaataaaCAGCTTTAAACCTATCTTGTCAATTTTGGGAGTAAAATATATCAAACTGCTTTGGTTTTTGTTCAAGTCAAATGTTTGACAGTGACAAACTGATAATGATCTGTACTGTATGATTCTTTATGTGATTCTTTATGTGATCTGAAATACAAATTGTAAACAACCCtaaattttgtattataattaGAGCAGCAGGCAGTAGGTCAGAAAAAGAAGATGGATATACACAACTGAGTACAGAGAGCTGTAGGGCTAAATTAATAAGCATAAAGCTGCAGGAACAAGCTCCTTTTGGAGacggaaaaaaaataaaaacagaaacagttaTGGTTTTGTGAGCAGCAAGCACTTACTATGTTTTATTCTAGCAGGGCTCACTGACATTCAAAATCCCCAAATTGCAAATGTCTTCTTAGTGTATTTAAGCTAATCTATTGTTAGATTAAGGGGATGGTTTTTGTTTAATGGATTATAACCAGGAAGCATGATAATATTTGCACAGAAAAAAActctttataaatgttttattacacaGGTATATTCATCAGTCTGTATATAAAGGAAAAATGTATTCCAAAACCATATATGATAATCTTTTACATAATTCCATTGCATACATCATAACAAAGATCTTAAACAAGACTGACCCATccaaggtaataataataataataataataataataataataataataataataataataataataataataataaatttatataatactattatatattacatgtatgcATTTCTAcagttatctatctatctatctatctatctatctatctatctatctatctatctatctatctatctatctatctatctacttctTACACATGTCTTTAACATAGTTATACAAgtacaaatgaaaaaatatattttaaaattatgtttattacagaaaattgTTTGCAAACCAAGTCATCTACTATTCACAggaaatattttactttatttgttttctaaaaacattaattatgatattatcatttattatagTAAAATGCAATTCCACAATTAATTCTACAATACATTCCAACCTGGTTTGCAGTACCTGTGATGATTTACTTTATTATCTACAgtttctttataaaaatatttactgttGCAAACCTTGCAAATCTGTGGCAAGTTGGGCGTAAAGTCAAGGACCATTAAGTACACCCACTTGATCAAATGTAGTCAAGCCCTCATTGTAAACACCAGTCATGTCAAAAGATTCTAGATGCACAAATTAGAGTGTAATATAGCAAGAGAACCTCAAGAGACTGAACTAGCAGGCAAAGAAATCTAAgaagtaagtaaataataatatgacGTTTCTATTGAGATATTTTGTTTAAGACGAGAAACATAtgagaaaaaatattaattgacAAATTATTTGAATATTCTGGTTGtttataatatgtttatatttatgaaaaaacaaaaacaaaacaaaacaattctaCAGAGCCATTCCTTTGACTTCTTTTTTACTTAAGactttttcatacatttctattatatattcttattctttttgTAAGGGAGATGTGCAAAGTGAGAATTTTATTGTATGGTCTATTGTGTTTTCACAGTGCACATgacaattaaaattaatcaaaaactgaaatctTTTACTCCAAGAAATATTCAGACTTCTGTTGATAGGTgcatcttgtttgttttttgttatccCTGAACTCAAACCTCTGAAGTTAAGAATTTGAATTGATTGGACAGACACTCAGTGTGGATCCTGttagacaaacaaacatctcTGTAGCACTTTATAAATCAGGCCTTAATGGCAAAGACAGAGTTAAGGACTCATAAACAACATGCGAAAATAGATTATTCCTGTGGTGAAACCGGTGGTAATGGTAATATCATGAGATTGGGGTGCTCAGTGGCAGAGAAAGGTACTGGTGACAATAAAACTTCTTTGGATGAAACTTCCTCTAGAGCCTTTTAGAGCGAGTCACAAAAACAGTGAAGTAGTTTTGGGAAAAGtctatgaatgtttttttttttttatcagagaaGCTAAAGCCAAGCTAAAGCCTAGCACATCATCCGTTTCTGTGGAAAGACCAGATGATGGCATTtcacagaagcatccaatttgATGATATTGAAGGATCTGTCAtgaaaaatggataaaatgatcGAAACAAAGTGAACAAAGCTTGAAGATATTTATTGGGGCTTCAACAAACCAAAAAAGGGGTCTGAGTATTTTGGGGAATAAGAGATTTTTGGTTCTTATTCATTCATCAAATCTGCAGCACAATAAAGTGTGCAACAATGAAAGGGGTCTAAATACTTTCTGaatcagtatagtacagttttgaatgttatttatttaaatttaaatggaaCGATATAAGACTTCTAGTGCGAAGCTTCCATTTTGCATTGTTAGAATCTTAAAATTATTTAGAGAATCTTCAGAAATTTGTAAATTATTCTATAATAATTTCTAAATTTATTGTAATGTTCTACTGTTGCTTTAATAACAGCATGCACTTTAATTAGCTTGTTTGTCACAAGGTTCTATAAAACCTGATGAACTCATGTTAGAGCAACCTAATTCTGTGACATAGAAGGGAAAagacagttttattttaatttcaatatTGACAGccatttgtttttcatatttgttgATATTGATTAATGAGTGctgtatttaaaattaaaataaacctgcCTATCTCATGTCTTCTGTCAATATTAGCACTGAAAAACTCTGTAATGCACACAGTACCTAAATAGCATTCTCTCTACTTTTGTATGAAGAAACTACAGAAGACACCACTAAGTGTTTATACACCCTTTAAGATATAGGCGAACAAATGAGACACTTCCTTCTGGTGATTAATGTCTAATCTAAATTTGTCATTTTGCTGTCATTTTGATTTGCTGTCATTTTGTAATACATAATTGAATCCCTGCAGGATAATAAATttaagttcaagtttatttgtatagtgctttttacaatagacattgtctcaaagcagctttacagagcataaacatagagcagaaggtaaacataattaatgataaaggaaataacgaataataaaagtaaaagaattgacagaataaaaaattctcaaTGCTCTACTGGCAAAACAAATTATGTGCCCAAGTAAATCAAGTAAACCCAAGTAAATAAACTCCTTTCCTGGCCACACACTTCTCCTGTTACTGGTCACCTCATGGTTTTCCAGACCCACCAAATTATCCCATGTGTAAAATATCCATATCTGCTTATTCCTGTGGAGCAGATACAAAAGAGTGAACGTACAATCAGTATTCCCAAAGTTTTTCAGTCCACTGTAACACtcaccaggataaagcagttactaaagataaatgaacaaatgaacaaaaataaatatgaactattataatgaattaattaaagaattcaaatataataaaagctaATTATAATAGACACTGCTGCCAAAGCAGGTGAGAAAAAAACTACtgattttaaatgcaaaaattaTAAAAGTTTAAGAcaaagattatttttattatgtggtCTAATGTGGTCTTAAGTGGTCTTATGTGGACTCTGGGCTCTCCATAGAGTTAGGGTGGAAGCTAGCATAGGAGTCCAGCATATAAGCTGCTTGTCTGGCCAAGACAGTAGAGGATTGTGGCATTATATTCATTTTAGGCCTAGAAGGCCTTGATGAAGCGGGGTAACTAGCTAGTGGTTGTGTACCTGATGGAAGGCACTGACTTCATGTTGAAACATGCTAATTGTACTTCTCAAAAAATCATAATGtctttgtttagattttttctcCTTTGCAGGCAAAAACCCAAATCacctaaatgaaaaaaaatggtgaaatAAAGACCACATGTTTGacatttaaacaataatataatttcATTATGGTTAATAACCAATTGTTCAGGAAAGGTTTGTCTCGTTTTACTGCCCTCAAGTGGTATCATGTTGACAGGATTCAACAAAACAGGAAGTCTGTGGTTGCTAATATTAGTTATAATATTGGTTAACACTTaaccatttgtttgtttgtttgtttgtttgtttatgcatgAGAAATAATTTTTGTATTACTCTAAGCTGGCTACTCACAGGCTGGACATGCCAGCGATAGACATCTTATTATACAGATAAGCCCTATATAGATGTGGTACAGCCCTCACCAGCAGAATTTTACAATGACAAAGCAATATAGTAGCATATATACTACTGTAATTAATGGTGAATTTGAACACGGTTAGAAGTCATGTGACAgactgtagtgttgtgtaagaCTTGGGGTAAGGGTCTTCATAGTGACAGATGTATgcttatttctatttctatttaattcttttgtattaaatttaTTCTATTTGTGTAGCACAAACTGCATGACTAAAACAAAATATGGCTTTTATACTAGTTATATTCAAACAGTCCTatggtttttcttttcatttttgagAGCTTCTTTATGTGCTCATTGATACAAAAGAAAAGTCTCTAGGTCCTCCTTCTCACCTTCTAAATATTTGATTGGTGACTGGATAGTGTTTAATCCCATTTGtcttctgttaaaaaaaatgaaagattaaatataaaataaaagattgaagccaaggcagctttacaaatattaatttttattgtgCATATTAGTATTTTAAAGTTAGGCATGAGCAGAAACAGGAGACAGGTTATACAAATTAGGAACTGCAGTAaagtgtcctctgtgtgtcctCACTGGCAGACTAGTGAAATGGAAGGGCAGCAGAAGACCATGAAGTGCTCATGGAAATTCGTGCTCCTGCTGGTATGCATCTGCCTGGCAGTGCAGTACATAGCTATTCACTCCATCCACAATTTCCTCCCAGGACCATATCTGGACTCCAACCTATGCCAGCAATGCTCTCGTAAGTCATGGCACTTTCAGCACTATAGTTATGCTAAAGTAATTTTCTATGTTTGACATGCAGATTATGATATGTCTAGAGTCGTGCATTAGAGATCACAGTTGTTTGAGAATTTGTGTGCTGGTCGGATCGTGCACAGATTAATGTTCTTGAAAGCTGTTTGGTTTTTCAATGGGTGGGAGGTATAGTCAATgacttattcattcatcttcaatcACCACTTTTGTTCTGATCAGGGTCATCAAAtaacttaaacactgagctaccactgctgtTAGCTTAGGATTGAACCCAGggaccctggatgtgtgaggaaacaaacacatttatctcataaaatatatacagtagtctGCTCTCAAAGTACTTCCACACACCTTGGAGCCTTATTTTTCAATCTGTGATCAGTTGACTCCGACTCTGCTAATTTTCAAAGTCATTTGTTTAGAACTTATTCAAAATGCTTCTTGACAATGCAGTTTTTAACATCGTGCCACATTTCTCACTGTTAATGTCTTTAGTTGAGATTAGATACAGTCATTCAACTTTAGGCACTCAAgctttagatgtgatgtgttgaataaataaaggaaCTGTGTATTTTGTTGCTGAGCTCTGTTTTGACCATAAGCTCACAAAATCTAAATATCTGCTCTTTTTATTCTCAGGTCACAGCTTGGAATCCTCCTACAACAACTCTGTATCCAGTAAGAATACCATTGTCCCTGCTCGAAAGcacattcttcttttttcacAAACCCGCAGTGGCTCCTCCTTTACTGGTCAGCTGTTTAACCAAAACCCAGATATCTTTTACATGTATGAGCCACTTTACCATACCCAGCAAGCCATCTGCAACTACAGCGAGTGTCTCTGGAAGCCCATGGATAGAATTGTGGAGGTGGTCAATAGGGACCTCCTCTTCAACCTGTATACCTGTGACCTTCATTTCCTGGAGGGCTACATCAAGCCAGAACCTAAATATCACCTGACAGCTTCACTCTTCCGTCAGAGTGCCAGTCATGCTCTCTGCTCACCACCTGTCTGCCAAAATCGTAACATGGAGGTTATGAAAGTGCAGCCAAATGAGAGCTGGTGTTACAGAAATTGTAGAGTCTTAAACTTCACCTTAGCTTCCATGGCTTGCCAGTTAAGACGCCATGTGTCCATCAAGACAGTGCGGATCCCTCAGATCAGTCAGCTTCGCCTCCTCACTGAAGACCCACGATTAGACCTGAGGATTGTTCACCTAGTTAGAGACCCCAGAGCAATCTTGGCATCACGTATAACTGCATTCCCTAGTAAGTATACTGCCTGGAAGATCTGGAATGCCACAGACAAACAGCCAGCTTCTGTGGACTTAACAC
The DNA window shown above is from Tachysurus fulvidraco isolate hzauxx_2018 chromosome 13, HZAU_PFXX_2.0, whole genome shotgun sequence and carries:
- the si:ch73-62b13.1 gene encoding carbohydrate sulfotransferase 1-like isoform X1 encodes the protein MSRNRRQVIQIRNCSKVSSVCPHWQTSEMEGQQKTMKCSWKFVLLLVCICLAVQYIAIHSIHNFLPGPYLDSNLCQQCSRHSLESSYNNSVSSKNTIVPARKHILLFSQTRSGSSFTGQLFNQNPDIFYMYEPLYHTQQAICNYSECLWKPMDRIVEVVNRDLLFNLYTCDLHFLEGYIKPEPKYHLTASLFRQSASHALCSPPVCQNRNMEVMKVQPNESWCYRNCRVLNFTLASMACQLRRHVSIKTVRIPQISQLRLLTEDPRLDLRIVHLVRDPRAILASRITAFPSKYTAWKIWNATDKQPASVDLTQITKTCQDMEDSVNIGLEKPAWLHGRYLLVRYEDLALNPEAKAKEIYRFLDLDISNKVLEWISQNTNDTSKIKSVYSTKRDSKYASERWRLNLGFDIVKTVQKLCNNTLNLLGYKIVQSQVELRNMSNSLVEPETFN
- the si:ch73-62b13.1 gene encoding carbohydrate sulfotransferase 1-like isoform X2, encoding MEGQQKTMKCSWKFVLLLVCICLAVQYIAIHSIHNFLPGPYLDSNLCQQCSRHSLESSYNNSVSSKNTIVPARKHILLFSQTRSGSSFTGQLFNQNPDIFYMYEPLYHTQQAICNYSECLWKPMDRIVEVVNRDLLFNLYTCDLHFLEGYIKPEPKYHLTASLFRQSASHALCSPPVCQNRNMEVMKVQPNESWCYRNCRVLNFTLASMACQLRRHVSIKTVRIPQISQLRLLTEDPRLDLRIVHLVRDPRAILASRITAFPSKYTAWKIWNATDKQPASVDLTQITKTCQDMEDSVNIGLEKPAWLHGRYLLVRYEDLALNPEAKAKEIYRFLDLDISNKVLEWISQNTNDTSKIKSVYSTKRDSKYASERWRLNLGFDIVKTVQKLCNNTLNLLGYKIVQSQVELRNMSNSLVEPETFN